The region TTTACCGTGCATGAGCAGTATGTCCCGGAGAGCAAATTTTTCGAAGGCTTGCCGGTTGTTCCGTATGAATCCGTCACCAGCTATTTTCCTCCTTCCGAATATAAGTTGTTCGTTCCGATGACCGGACGAAAAATGAATCGCCTGCGGGAATCGATTTATCTGGAAGGCAAGGAAAAAGGCTACAGTTTCTATTCGTACGTCAGTCCGCACGCCACCGTCAACGACAACCAAATCGGCGAAAACTGCTTCATTCTCGAAGACAATACGCTACAGCCATTTACAAAAATCGGCAACAACGTCGTCATGTGGAGCGGCAATCACATCGGCCATCACGGCGAGATCAAAGACCACGTATTTTTCACTTCGCATGTCGTCTTGTCGGGTCACTGCACCGTGCACTCCTATTCATGGTTCGGCGTCAACGCCACGATCACCAATAACTGCACGATTGCGGAAGGCACATGCGTGGCGATGGGCGCTCTGATCTC is a window of Herbaspirillum hiltneri N3 DNA encoding:
- a CDS encoding acetyltransferase → MQKVILFGILDTAQLAHYYLKKDPTIEVVGFTVHEQYVPESKFFEGLPVVPYESVTSYFPPSEYKLFVPMTGRKMNRLRESIYLEGKEKGYSFYSYVSPHATVNDNQIGENCFILEDNTLQPFTKIGNNVVMWSGNHIGHHGEIKDHVFFTSHVVLSGHCTVHSYSWFGVNATITNNCTIAEGTCVAMGALISKNTQEWQLYIGSPARAAKSSQELDF